From the genome of Candidatus Palauibacter scopulicola, one region includes:
- a CDS encoding DUF2357 domain-containing protein: protein MIAPGESFETGVAASGSAATGETPSITAYGAGDRPPREDGRWRLQSERRWAVEGTRADLEAIKAVLPSASCEWAGSVLVLNLVNSVGVLDLPGLGQIELYTGKLGEAAFEALLADLTRLATSLPFAAGDPGSSPYTSGPPPPDEVLYHAFVYLRHILLSERAESDERLIPALELIQRAPHRRWRTERREVRIDALTRVDSRTLLDLVTRTGAEIHAPTLSPAAAQLAERLGGRLPEEVSERRIRPTIDTPENRFVKGFIGQAQGVIGRVRSRVVDGRRAFERTLLADCDRMDARLMPVVRHSMWGEVGAMTAIPFSSTVLQRRRGYRHVLRHFAKIRLAPRIPLDGEQLRNLLELKDIAHLYELWTYYRLAELISGLIGPPAKRAATSPGDFGVALRWGQTFSWTGGVRLEYNPSFSRSRKPPRDSYSMPLRPDIALYVPTGPNAGLHLLDAKFTVRTLSDAGLDASDEGEADTKAGERKGDFQRGDLYKMHTYRDAIHDARSVWILYPGSEFRFFEAPQCSGGREGGGVSGSAAVAAGPRQLPDSIQGVGAIPFAPRVDDTSGADIHGAAAATVESLLGRPADTALRGFGAPEADSSATLA, encoded by the coding sequence GACTCCAAGCATCACGGCGTATGGTGCTGGCGACCGGCCTCCACGTGAGGACGGGCGGTGGCGGCTGCAGAGCGAGCGGCGCTGGGCGGTCGAAGGCACTCGGGCGGATCTGGAGGCGATCAAGGCGGTTCTTCCATCGGCCTCATGCGAGTGGGCCGGGAGCGTGCTCGTCCTCAACCTCGTCAACTCGGTGGGCGTGCTGGACCTACCCGGGTTGGGCCAGATCGAGTTGTACACCGGGAAGCTGGGAGAGGCGGCGTTCGAGGCGCTGCTCGCTGATCTGACCCGTCTCGCCACGAGTCTTCCCTTCGCGGCCGGCGACCCTGGCTCATCTCCCTACACGAGCGGACCGCCCCCGCCCGATGAGGTGCTCTACCACGCCTTCGTCTATCTGCGTCACATCCTCCTCTCCGAGCGGGCCGAGTCCGACGAGCGGCTGATTCCGGCGCTTGAGCTGATCCAGCGGGCACCGCACCGGCGCTGGCGCACGGAGCGGCGAGAAGTCCGGATCGACGCGCTCACGCGCGTGGACTCGCGCACGTTGCTCGACCTGGTGACGCGCACCGGAGCGGAGATACACGCCCCCACGCTCTCCCCCGCAGCGGCGCAACTCGCCGAGCGACTGGGGGGACGGCTTCCGGAAGAGGTGTCGGAGCGGCGGATCCGTCCCACCATCGACACGCCGGAGAACCGGTTCGTGAAGGGGTTCATCGGGCAGGCGCAGGGCGTCATCGGCCGCGTCCGGTCGAGGGTCGTGGACGGGCGGAGGGCTTTCGAGCGCACCCTCCTCGCCGATTGCGACCGTATGGACGCGCGGTTGATGCCGGTCGTGCGCCACTCGATGTGGGGAGAGGTGGGCGCCATGACCGCGATCCCCTTCTCCTCGACCGTCCTCCAGCGGCGGCGGGGCTACCGGCACGTGCTGCGGCACTTCGCCAAGATCCGGCTCGCGCCCCGTATCCCTCTGGACGGGGAGCAACTGCGCAATCTCTTGGAACTCAAGGATATCGCCCACCTGTACGAGCTGTGGACGTACTACCGGCTTGCCGAGCTTATTTCGGGCCTCATCGGACCGCCCGCGAAGCGTGCGGCGACGTCACCCGGCGATTTTGGCGTCGCCCTGAGGTGGGGCCAAACGTTCTCATGGACCGGGGGGGTTCGGTTGGAGTACAACCCCTCCTTCTCCCGTTCCCGGAAGCCGCCGCGCGACTCCTATTCGATGCCGCTACGGCCGGACATCGCGCTGTATGTGCCCACGGGTCCCAACGCCGGTCTTCACCTGCTCGACGCGAAGTTCACGGTCCGGACGCTGAGCGACGCGGGTCTCGATGCATCGGACGAGGGGGAAGCGGACACGAAGGCGGGCGAACGGAAGGGGGACTTCCAGCGCGGCGACCTGTACAAAATGCACACGTACCGGGACGCGATCCACGACGCGCGCTCGGTCTGGATCCTGTATCCCGGCTCCGAGTTCCGCTTCTTCGAGGCTCCTCAATGTTCCGGAGGGCGGGAGGGCGGCGGCGTGTCGGGGTCGGCGGCGGTGGCCGCCGGACCGAGGCAACTTCCGGACTCAATACAGGGCGTGGGCGCCATCCCGTTCGCGCCAAGGGTCGACGATACATCCGGCGCGGACATTCACGGCGCTGCGGCAGCGACGGTCGAGAGCTTGTTGGGTCGGCCCGCCGATACGGCCCTCCGTGGGTTCGGCGCACCCGAAGCCGACTCCTCGGCCACTCTCGCGTAG